From the genome of Carettochelys insculpta isolate YL-2023 chromosome 12, ASM3395843v1, whole genome shotgun sequence, one region includes:
- the RCCD1 gene encoding RCC1 domain-containing protein 1 isoform X6, with amino-acid sequence MAQTGPLRGWFEFGFRGFAEPPCGGARRVEPEPGGIRVVRPAWSYTGLVTGRGCLVLRGATGAALPGRCRDLLPSESHVLLLRGAALEAWARGAGLVWRRRLRPGEAAGPPALPRAPGGYVVLRPPFLRPLPPGLRARKLVLGHEHAALLGPAGAVYTWGSGRHGQLGHGALEAASEPRLVEALHGVPMRDVAAGGWHSISVSEAGDLYVWGWNESGQLALPSLALAEKRLPATAAGAQLEGGAGEEQRQIAGTGVLYTWGWGKYGQLGHGNTASSDQPRPVGYFSANGLMVEDVVCGPWNTYVCAAAAGEQFKGPAACAETQACCGRK; translated from the exons ATGGCGCAGACGGGGCCGCTGCGCGGCTGGTTCGAGTTCGGGTTTCGGGGCTTTGCGGAGCCTCCGTGCGGCGGCGCCCGGCGGGTGGAGCCGGAGCCGGGCGGGATCCGCGTGGTGCGGCCCGCGTGGAGCTACACCGGCCTGGTGACGG GGCGCGGCTGCCTGGTGCTGCGGGGGGCGACGGGGGCGGCTCTGCCTGGGCGCTGCCGGGACCTGCTCCCGTCCGAGAGCCACGTGCTGCTGCTGCGCGGGGCGGCGCTGGAGGCCTGGGCCCGGGGCGCGGGGCTCGTCTGGAGGCGGCGGCTGCGCCCCGGGGAGGCGGccgggcccccagccctgccccgggcCCCCGGCGGCTACGTGGTCCTGCGGCCACCTTTCCTGCGCCCGCTGCCGCCGGGGCTGCGCGCCCGCAAGCTGGTGCTGGGCCACGAGCACGCGGCGTTGCTGGGCCCCGCCGGGGCCGTCtacacctggggctctggcag ACACGGGCAGCTGGGCCACGGGGCGCTGGAGGCTGCGTCCGAGCCGCGGCTGGTGGAGGCCTTGCACGGTGTTCCCATGCGGGACgtggcagctggaggctggcatAGCATCAGTGTCAGCG AGGCAGGTGACCTCTACGTGTGGGGCTGGAACGAATCGGGGCAGCTGGCATTGCCGTCTCTCGCACTGGCAGAAAAAAGGCTTCCGGCCACGGCCGCTGGTGCCCAGCTtgaggggggtgcaggggaggaacAGCGCCAGATTGCAG GCACTGGCGTGCTCTACACCTGGGGCTGGG GTAAATACGGACAGCTGGGCCATGGCAACACCGCCAGTTCTGACCAGCCCAGACCCGTGGGCTATTTCTCTGCAAATGGGTTGATGGTGGAAGATGTGGTCTGCGGCCCCTGGAACACTTACgtgtgtgctgcagcagcaggagagcagtTCAAGGGCCCAGCTGCATGTGCAGAGACTCAGGCATGCTGTGGCAGGAAGTAG
- the RCCD1 gene encoding RCC1 domain-containing protein 1 isoform X1, producing the protein MAQTGPLRGWFEFGFRGFAEPPCGGARRVEPEPGGIRVVRPAWSYTGLVTGRGCLVLRGATGAALPGRCRDLLPSESHVLLLRGAALEAWARGAGLVWRRRLRPGEAAGPPALPRAPGGYVVLRPPFLRPLPPGLRARKLVLGHEHAALLGPAGAVYTWGSGRHGQLGHGALEAASEPRLVEALHGVPMRDVAAGGWHSISVSEAGDLYVWGWNESGQLALPSLALAEKRLPATAAGAQLEGGAGEEQRQIAGAAELMSASAEAAQRAAADFISIQAFPALLDLPEGAEVSKVSCGSRHTAAVTRTGVLYTWGWGKYGQLGHGNTASSDQPRPVGYFSANGLMVEDVVCGPWNTYVCAAAAGEQFKGPAACAETQACCGRK; encoded by the exons ATGGCGCAGACGGGGCCGCTGCGCGGCTGGTTCGAGTTCGGGTTTCGGGGCTTTGCGGAGCCTCCGTGCGGCGGCGCCCGGCGGGTGGAGCCGGAGCCGGGCGGGATCCGCGTGGTGCGGCCCGCGTGGAGCTACACCGGCCTGGTGACGG GGCGCGGCTGCCTGGTGCTGCGGGGGGCGACGGGGGCGGCTCTGCCTGGGCGCTGCCGGGACCTGCTCCCGTCCGAGAGCCACGTGCTGCTGCTGCGCGGGGCGGCGCTGGAGGCCTGGGCCCGGGGCGCGGGGCTCGTCTGGAGGCGGCGGCTGCGCCCCGGGGAGGCGGccgggcccccagccctgccccgggcCCCCGGCGGCTACGTGGTCCTGCGGCCACCTTTCCTGCGCCCGCTGCCGCCGGGGCTGCGCGCCCGCAAGCTGGTGCTGGGCCACGAGCACGCGGCGTTGCTGGGCCCCGCCGGGGCCGTCtacacctggggctctggcag ACACGGGCAGCTGGGCCACGGGGCGCTGGAGGCTGCGTCCGAGCCGCGGCTGGTGGAGGCCTTGCACGGTGTTCCCATGCGGGACgtggcagctggaggctggcatAGCATCAGTGTCAGCG AGGCAGGTGACCTCTACGTGTGGGGCTGGAACGAATCGGGGCAGCTGGCATTGCCGTCTCTCGCACTGGCAGAAAAAAGGCTTCCGGCCACGGCCGCTGGTGCCCAGCTtgaggggggtgcaggggaggaacAGCGCCAGATTGCAG GCGCGGCGGAGCTGATGTCGGCCAGTGCAGAGGCAGCCCAGCGTGCAGCAGCCGACTTCATTTCAATTCAAGCCTTCCCTGCTTTGCTGGATCTCCCTGAGGGGGCAGAGGTCAGCAAGGTCAGCTGTGGGTCCCGCCACACTGCTGCTGTGACCC GCACTGGCGTGCTCTACACCTGGGGCTGGG GTAAATACGGACAGCTGGGCCATGGCAACACCGCCAGTTCTGACCAGCCCAGACCCGTGGGCTATTTCTCTGCAAATGGGTTGATGGTGGAAGATGTGGTCTGCGGCCCCTGGAACACTTACgtgtgtgctgcagcagcaggagagcagtTCAAGGGCCCAGCTGCATGTGCAGAGACTCAGGCATGCTGTGGCAGGAAGTAG
- the RCCD1 gene encoding RCC1 domain-containing protein 1 isoform X4: protein MAQTGPLRGWFEFGFRGFAEPPCGGARRVEPEPGGIRVVRPAWSYTGLVTGRGCLVLRGATGAALPGRCRDLLPSESHVLLLRGAALEAWARGAGLVWRRRLRPGEAAGPPALPRAPGGYVVLRPPFLRPLPPGLRARKLVLGHEHAALLGPAGAVYTWGSGRHGQLGHGALEAASEPRLVEALHGVPMRDVAAGGWHSISVSGAAELMSASAEAAQRAAADFISIQAFPALLDLPEGAEVSKVSCGSRHTAAVTRTGVLYTWGWGKYGQLGHGNTASSDQPRPVGYFSANGLMVEDVVCGPWNTYVCAAAAGEQFKGPAACAETQACCGRK from the exons ATGGCGCAGACGGGGCCGCTGCGCGGCTGGTTCGAGTTCGGGTTTCGGGGCTTTGCGGAGCCTCCGTGCGGCGGCGCCCGGCGGGTGGAGCCGGAGCCGGGCGGGATCCGCGTGGTGCGGCCCGCGTGGAGCTACACCGGCCTGGTGACGG GGCGCGGCTGCCTGGTGCTGCGGGGGGCGACGGGGGCGGCTCTGCCTGGGCGCTGCCGGGACCTGCTCCCGTCCGAGAGCCACGTGCTGCTGCTGCGCGGGGCGGCGCTGGAGGCCTGGGCCCGGGGCGCGGGGCTCGTCTGGAGGCGGCGGCTGCGCCCCGGGGAGGCGGccgggcccccagccctgccccgggcCCCCGGCGGCTACGTGGTCCTGCGGCCACCTTTCCTGCGCCCGCTGCCGCCGGGGCTGCGCGCCCGCAAGCTGGTGCTGGGCCACGAGCACGCGGCGTTGCTGGGCCCCGCCGGGGCCGTCtacacctggggctctggcag ACACGGGCAGCTGGGCCACGGGGCGCTGGAGGCTGCGTCCGAGCCGCGGCTGGTGGAGGCCTTGCACGGTGTTCCCATGCGGGACgtggcagctggaggctggcatAGCATCAGTGTCAGCG GCGCGGCGGAGCTGATGTCGGCCAGTGCAGAGGCAGCCCAGCGTGCAGCAGCCGACTTCATTTCAATTCAAGCCTTCCCTGCTTTGCTGGATCTCCCTGAGGGGGCAGAGGTCAGCAAGGTCAGCTGTGGGTCCCGCCACACTGCTGCTGTGACCC GCACTGGCGTGCTCTACACCTGGGGCTGGG GTAAATACGGACAGCTGGGCCATGGCAACACCGCCAGTTCTGACCAGCCCAGACCCGTGGGCTATTTCTCTGCAAATGGGTTGATGGTGGAAGATGTGGTCTGCGGCCCCTGGAACACTTACgtgtgtgctgcagcagcaggagagcagtTCAAGGGCCCAGCTGCATGTGCAGAGACTCAGGCATGCTGTGGCAGGAAGTAG
- the RCCD1 gene encoding RCC1 domain-containing protein 1 isoform X5, with protein sequence MAQTGPLRGWFEFGFRGFAEPPCGGARRVEPEPGGIRVVRPAWSYTGLVTGRGCLVLRGATGAALPGRCRDLLPSESHVLLLRGAALEAWARGAGLVWRRRLRPGEAAGPPALPRAPGGYVVLRPPFLRPLPPGLRARKLVLGHEHAALLGPAGAVYTWGSGRHGQLGHGALEAASEPRLVEALHGVPMRDVAAGGWHSISVSEAGDLYVWGWNESGQLALPSLALAEKRLPATAAGAQLEGGAGEEQRQIAGAAELMSASAEAAQRAAADFISIQAFPALLDLPEGAEVSKALACSTPGAGVNTDSWAMATPPVLTSPDPWAISLQMG encoded by the exons ATGGCGCAGACGGGGCCGCTGCGCGGCTGGTTCGAGTTCGGGTTTCGGGGCTTTGCGGAGCCTCCGTGCGGCGGCGCCCGGCGGGTGGAGCCGGAGCCGGGCGGGATCCGCGTGGTGCGGCCCGCGTGGAGCTACACCGGCCTGGTGACGG GGCGCGGCTGCCTGGTGCTGCGGGGGGCGACGGGGGCGGCTCTGCCTGGGCGCTGCCGGGACCTGCTCCCGTCCGAGAGCCACGTGCTGCTGCTGCGCGGGGCGGCGCTGGAGGCCTGGGCCCGGGGCGCGGGGCTCGTCTGGAGGCGGCGGCTGCGCCCCGGGGAGGCGGccgggcccccagccctgccccgggcCCCCGGCGGCTACGTGGTCCTGCGGCCACCTTTCCTGCGCCCGCTGCCGCCGGGGCTGCGCGCCCGCAAGCTGGTGCTGGGCCACGAGCACGCGGCGTTGCTGGGCCCCGCCGGGGCCGTCtacacctggggctctggcag ACACGGGCAGCTGGGCCACGGGGCGCTGGAGGCTGCGTCCGAGCCGCGGCTGGTGGAGGCCTTGCACGGTGTTCCCATGCGGGACgtggcagctggaggctggcatAGCATCAGTGTCAGCG AGGCAGGTGACCTCTACGTGTGGGGCTGGAACGAATCGGGGCAGCTGGCATTGCCGTCTCTCGCACTGGCAGAAAAAAGGCTTCCGGCCACGGCCGCTGGTGCCCAGCTtgaggggggtgcaggggaggaacAGCGCCAGATTGCAG GCGCGGCGGAGCTGATGTCGGCCAGTGCAGAGGCAGCCCAGCGTGCAGCAGCCGACTTCATTTCAATTCAAGCCTTCCCTGCTTTGCTGGATCTCCCTGAGGGGGCAGAGGTCAGCAAG GCACTGGCGTGCTCTACACCTGGGGCTGGG GTAAATACGGACAGCTGGGCCATGGCAACACCGCCAGTTCTGACCAGCCCAGACCCGTGGGCTATTTCTCTGCAAATGGGTTGA
- the RCCD1 gene encoding RCC1 domain-containing protein 1 isoform X3, which produces MAQTGPLRGWFEFGFRGFAEPPCGGARRVEPEPGGIRVVRPAWSYTGLVTGRGCLVLRGATGAALPGRCRDLLPSESHVLLLRGAALEAWARGAGLVWRRRLRPGEAAGPPALPRAPGGYVVLRPPFLRPLPPGLRARKLVLGHEHAALLGPAGAVYTWGSGRHGQLGHGALEAASEPRLVEALHGVPMRDVAAGGWHSISVSEAGDLYVWGWNESGQLALPSLALAEKRLPATAAGAQLEGGAGEEQRQIAGAAELMSASAEAAQRAAADFISIQAFPALLDLPEGAEVSKALACSTPGAGVSVHLMPQATRCFRPGAMRAPKLHRRRQLLLL; this is translated from the exons ATGGCGCAGACGGGGCCGCTGCGCGGCTGGTTCGAGTTCGGGTTTCGGGGCTTTGCGGAGCCTCCGTGCGGCGGCGCCCGGCGGGTGGAGCCGGAGCCGGGCGGGATCCGCGTGGTGCGGCCCGCGTGGAGCTACACCGGCCTGGTGACGG GGCGCGGCTGCCTGGTGCTGCGGGGGGCGACGGGGGCGGCTCTGCCTGGGCGCTGCCGGGACCTGCTCCCGTCCGAGAGCCACGTGCTGCTGCTGCGCGGGGCGGCGCTGGAGGCCTGGGCCCGGGGCGCGGGGCTCGTCTGGAGGCGGCGGCTGCGCCCCGGGGAGGCGGccgggcccccagccctgccccgggcCCCCGGCGGCTACGTGGTCCTGCGGCCACCTTTCCTGCGCCCGCTGCCGCCGGGGCTGCGCGCCCGCAAGCTGGTGCTGGGCCACGAGCACGCGGCGTTGCTGGGCCCCGCCGGGGCCGTCtacacctggggctctggcag ACACGGGCAGCTGGGCCACGGGGCGCTGGAGGCTGCGTCCGAGCCGCGGCTGGTGGAGGCCTTGCACGGTGTTCCCATGCGGGACgtggcagctggaggctggcatAGCATCAGTGTCAGCG AGGCAGGTGACCTCTACGTGTGGGGCTGGAACGAATCGGGGCAGCTGGCATTGCCGTCTCTCGCACTGGCAGAAAAAAGGCTTCCGGCCACGGCCGCTGGTGCCCAGCTtgaggggggtgcaggggaggaacAGCGCCAGATTGCAG GCGCGGCGGAGCTGATGTCGGCCAGTGCAGAGGCAGCCCAGCGTGCAGCAGCCGACTTCATTTCAATTCAAGCCTTCCCTGCTTTGCTGGATCTCCCTGAGGGGGCAGAGGTCAGCAAG GCACTGGCGTGCTCTACACCTGGGGCTGGGGTAAGTGTCCATCTGATGCCTCAGGCTACACGATGCTTCAGGCCTGGAGCCATGAGAGCACCTAAGCTCCACAGaaggcggcagctgctgctgctgtaa
- the RCCD1 gene encoding RCC1 domain-containing protein 1 isoform X7: MAQTGPLRGWFEFGFRGFAEPPCGGARRVEPEPGGIRVVRPAWSYTGLVTGRGCLVLRGATGAALPGRCRDLLPSESHVLLLRGAALEAWARGAGLVWRRRLRPGEAAGPPALPRAPGGYVVLRPPFLRPLPPGLRARKLVLGHEHAALLGPAGAVYTWGSGRHGQLGHGALEAASEPRLVEALHGVPMRDVAAGGWHSISVSEAGDLYVWGWNESGQLALPSLALAEKRLPATAAGAQLEGGAGEEQRQIAGTGVLYTWGWGKCPSDASGYTMLQAWSHEST; the protein is encoded by the exons ATGGCGCAGACGGGGCCGCTGCGCGGCTGGTTCGAGTTCGGGTTTCGGGGCTTTGCGGAGCCTCCGTGCGGCGGCGCCCGGCGGGTGGAGCCGGAGCCGGGCGGGATCCGCGTGGTGCGGCCCGCGTGGAGCTACACCGGCCTGGTGACGG GGCGCGGCTGCCTGGTGCTGCGGGGGGCGACGGGGGCGGCTCTGCCTGGGCGCTGCCGGGACCTGCTCCCGTCCGAGAGCCACGTGCTGCTGCTGCGCGGGGCGGCGCTGGAGGCCTGGGCCCGGGGCGCGGGGCTCGTCTGGAGGCGGCGGCTGCGCCCCGGGGAGGCGGccgggcccccagccctgccccgggcCCCCGGCGGCTACGTGGTCCTGCGGCCACCTTTCCTGCGCCCGCTGCCGCCGGGGCTGCGCGCCCGCAAGCTGGTGCTGGGCCACGAGCACGCGGCGTTGCTGGGCCCCGCCGGGGCCGTCtacacctggggctctggcag ACACGGGCAGCTGGGCCACGGGGCGCTGGAGGCTGCGTCCGAGCCGCGGCTGGTGGAGGCCTTGCACGGTGTTCCCATGCGGGACgtggcagctggaggctggcatAGCATCAGTGTCAGCG AGGCAGGTGACCTCTACGTGTGGGGCTGGAACGAATCGGGGCAGCTGGCATTGCCGTCTCTCGCACTGGCAGAAAAAAGGCTTCCGGCCACGGCCGCTGGTGCCCAGCTtgaggggggtgcaggggaggaacAGCGCCAGATTGCAG GCACTGGCGTGCTCTACACCTGGGGCTGGGGTAAGTGTCCATCTGATGCCTCAGGCTACACGATGCTTCAGGCCTGGAGCCATGAGAGCACCTAA
- the RCCD1 gene encoding RCC1 domain-containing protein 1 isoform X2 yields MAQTGPLRGWFEFGFRGFAEPPCGGARRVEPEPGGIRVVRPAWSYTGLVTGRGCLVLRGATGAALPGRCRDLLPSESHVLLLRGAALEAWARGAGLVWRRRLRPGEAAGPPALPRAPGGYVVLRPPFLRPLPPGLRARKLVLGHEHAALLGPAGAVYTWGSGRHGQLGHGALEAASEPRLVEALHGVPMRDVAAGGWHSISVSEAGDLYVWGWNESGQLALPSLALAEKRLPATAAGAQLEGGAGEEQRQIAGAAELMSASAEAAQRAAADFISIQAFPALLDLPEGAEVSKVSCGSRHTAAVTRTGVLYTWGWGKCPSDASGYTMLQAWSHEST; encoded by the exons ATGGCGCAGACGGGGCCGCTGCGCGGCTGGTTCGAGTTCGGGTTTCGGGGCTTTGCGGAGCCTCCGTGCGGCGGCGCCCGGCGGGTGGAGCCGGAGCCGGGCGGGATCCGCGTGGTGCGGCCCGCGTGGAGCTACACCGGCCTGGTGACGG GGCGCGGCTGCCTGGTGCTGCGGGGGGCGACGGGGGCGGCTCTGCCTGGGCGCTGCCGGGACCTGCTCCCGTCCGAGAGCCACGTGCTGCTGCTGCGCGGGGCGGCGCTGGAGGCCTGGGCCCGGGGCGCGGGGCTCGTCTGGAGGCGGCGGCTGCGCCCCGGGGAGGCGGccgggcccccagccctgccccgggcCCCCGGCGGCTACGTGGTCCTGCGGCCACCTTTCCTGCGCCCGCTGCCGCCGGGGCTGCGCGCCCGCAAGCTGGTGCTGGGCCACGAGCACGCGGCGTTGCTGGGCCCCGCCGGGGCCGTCtacacctggggctctggcag ACACGGGCAGCTGGGCCACGGGGCGCTGGAGGCTGCGTCCGAGCCGCGGCTGGTGGAGGCCTTGCACGGTGTTCCCATGCGGGACgtggcagctggaggctggcatAGCATCAGTGTCAGCG AGGCAGGTGACCTCTACGTGTGGGGCTGGAACGAATCGGGGCAGCTGGCATTGCCGTCTCTCGCACTGGCAGAAAAAAGGCTTCCGGCCACGGCCGCTGGTGCCCAGCTtgaggggggtgcaggggaggaacAGCGCCAGATTGCAG GCGCGGCGGAGCTGATGTCGGCCAGTGCAGAGGCAGCCCAGCGTGCAGCAGCCGACTTCATTTCAATTCAAGCCTTCCCTGCTTTGCTGGATCTCCCTGAGGGGGCAGAGGTCAGCAAGGTCAGCTGTGGGTCCCGCCACACTGCTGCTGTGACCC GCACTGGCGTGCTCTACACCTGGGGCTGGGGTAAGTGTCCATCTGATGCCTCAGGCTACACGATGCTTCAGGCCTGGAGCCATGAGAGCACCTAA